One Actinomadura viridis genomic region harbors:
- a CDS encoding methylated-DNA--[protein]-cysteine S-methyltransferase — MTHHDTELEHTGPEGTGLEDTGPENTGLEDTGLEGVLAALAADAPPSLLERIVARRVLVPGPLEDLRVAFTDQGVAFLRAGMDERAFTDAFRRRFARPLLPAERPPAGLIPALRGGRPGGLRLDLRGLSAFEAAVLRAAATIPRGQTRPYAWVAARAGNPRAVRAAGSALGRNPVPLLVPCHRVTRSDGTLGQYVFGAAAKERLLRAENVDLDQVAAFARQGVRYLGSDTTGVVCFPTCADARRITPGHRHGFATLADARSQGYRPCLHCRPELAQPA; from the coding sequence GTGACCCACCACGACACCGAACTCGAACACACCGGCCCCGAGGGCACCGGGCTCGAGGACACCGGCCCCGAAAACACCGGGCTGGAGGACACCGGGCTCGAAGGGGTCCTGGCCGCCCTGGCCGCCGACGCCCCGCCCTCCCTGCTGGAGCGGATCGTGGCCCGCCGCGTCCTGGTGCCCGGCCCCCTGGAGGACCTGCGCGTGGCATTCACCGACCAGGGCGTGGCGTTCCTGCGGGCGGGCATGGACGAGCGCGCGTTCACCGACGCCTTCCGCCGCCGGTTCGCGCGCCCGCTGCTGCCGGCCGAGCGTCCCCCCGCCGGGCTGATCCCGGCCCTGCGCGGTGGACGGCCCGGCGGGCTGCGCCTGGACCTGCGCGGCCTCAGCGCCTTCGAGGCCGCGGTGCTGCGCGCCGCGGCCACCATCCCGCGCGGGCAGACCCGCCCCTACGCCTGGGTCGCCGCGCGGGCCGGCAACCCCAGGGCCGTCCGCGCCGCCGGGTCGGCGCTGGGCCGCAACCCGGTGCCGCTGCTGGTCCCCTGCCACCGTGTCACCCGTTCCGACGGGACGCTCGGGCAGTACGTGTTCGGTGCGGCCGCCAAGGAACGGCTGCTGCGCGCCGAGAACGTCGATCTGGACCAGGTCGCCGCGTTCGCCCGTCAGGGAGTGCGTTACCTCGGCAGTGACACCACCGGAGTGGTGTGCTTCCCCACCTGCGCCGACGCGCGGCGCATCACCCCCGGGCACCGGCACGGCTTCGCGACCCTGGCCGACGCGCGGTCCCAGGGGTACCGGCCCTGCCTGCACTGCCGTCCCGAACTGGCCCAGCCCGCCTGA
- a CDS encoding RNA polymerase sigma factor gives MTVTDHVRGRATGSRAAARLAGSVEDPGRAGYDDAEVNVPDIVTGGRAGEEAAAVAAALADDLDAGFVVLYDTYRGTVFSTALRLCGRWAEAEDLSAEAFLRAYRALCGYSPERLAALRPRAWLLTILMNQWRNSLRSAARRPQSEPLQEAPDPADPRQDVEAAAARHETGRELAGLLAELGPLQRAAVVLRHVADLPVAEIAAVLDLPEGTVKSHISRGLARLRVLHSRRPLPPPHREQEGGIP, from the coding sequence GTGACGGTTACCGACCACGTGCGCGGCCGTGCCACCGGCTCCCGCGCCGCCGCCCGCCTCGCCGGGTCCGTTGAGGATCCCGGGCGGGCCGGGTACGACGACGCAGAGGTGAACGTTCCCGACATCGTGACCGGCGGCCGGGCCGGTGAGGAGGCCGCGGCCGTCGCGGCCGCGCTCGCCGACGACCTGGACGCCGGGTTCGTGGTCCTGTACGACACCTACCGGGGCACGGTGTTCTCCACCGCGCTGCGGTTGTGCGGGCGGTGGGCCGAGGCCGAGGACCTGTCGGCCGAGGCGTTCCTGCGCGCCTACCGGGCGCTGTGCGGGTACTCCCCCGAACGCCTGGCGGCGCTGCGGCCCCGGGCCTGGCTGCTGACGATCCTGATGAACCAGTGGCGTAACTCGCTGCGTTCGGCCGCGCGGCGCCCGCAGTCCGAACCGTTGCAGGAGGCGCCCGATCCCGCCGACCCCCGGCAGGACGTGGAGGCCGCGGCGGCACGCCACGAGACCGGGCGCGAGCTGGCCGGGCTGCTGGCCGAGCTCGGTCCCCTGCAGCGTGCGGCGGTGGTGCTGCGCCATGTCGCCGACCTGCCGGTCGCCGAGATCGCCGCCGTGCTCGATCTGCCCGAGGGCACCGTCAAGTCGCACATCTCCCGGGGCCTGGCCCGGCTGCGCGTGCTCCATTCCCGGCGGCCGCTTCCCCCGCCTCACCGCGAGCAAGAAGGAGGCATCCCGTGA
- a CDS encoding response regulator — translation MIRVVLADDQTLVRAGFRSILEGEDDIEIVAEAGDGERAVRLAAELRPHVVLMDIRMPVLDGLEATRRIVTDPRLSDVKVVILTTFDLDDYVYGAIKAGASGFLVKDTEPPELIHGVRVVARGDALLAPTVTRRLIAEFAARISAPPPAVELNALTDREREVLELVAAGLSNEEIAGRLVLSPATAKTHVSRILAKLGARDRAQLVVLAYETGMIRPGWLG, via the coding sequence GTGATCCGGGTGGTGCTGGCCGATGACCAGACGCTGGTGCGGGCCGGGTTCCGGTCGATCCTGGAGGGCGAGGACGACATCGAGATCGTCGCCGAGGCCGGCGATGGTGAGCGGGCGGTGCGGCTGGCGGCCGAGCTGCGCCCGCACGTGGTCTTGATGGACATCCGGATGCCGGTGCTGGACGGGCTGGAGGCCACCCGCCGGATCGTCACCGATCCGCGGTTGTCGGACGTCAAGGTGGTGATCTTGACGACGTTCGATCTGGACGACTACGTCTATGGTGCGATCAAGGCGGGGGCCAGCGGGTTCCTGGTCAAGGACACCGAGCCGCCCGAGCTGATCCACGGGGTGCGGGTGGTGGCGCGCGGGGACGCGCTGCTGGCGCCGACGGTGACGCGGCGGCTGATCGCCGAATTCGCCGCGCGGATCTCGGCGCCGCCTCCGGCGGTGGAGCTGAACGCGCTCACCGACCGGGAGCGGGAGGTGCTGGAGCTGGTCGCGGCCGGCCTGTCCAACGAGGAGATCGCCGGGCGGCTGGTGCTCAGTCCCGCCACCGCCAAGACCCATGTCAGCCGGATCCTGGCCAAGCTGGGGGCGCGTGACCGGGCTCAGCTGGTGGTGCTGGCCTATGAGACGGGCATGATCCGTCCGGGCTGGCTCGGCTGA